The Legionellales bacterium DNA segment ACAAAAACAAACGAATTATGTCACGCAAAAAACGTATGAGCGTACTCCCGAAGTATTGCCAAATCCAGCGAACACTACAGCAGCGCAAACGTATGGGCCAACTACGGCAGACGATACCTTAATCGGCATTGCTAAAAAAATTCGTCCTAATGAATCGGTGAGTATCGAACAAACTTTGTTAGCATTATATCGCGCCAATCCACAAGCCTTTTGGGGCAATAATATTAATAAACTTAAAGCCGATGTGCGTTTAGTGATCCCCACACTCACTCAAATTCAAGCTATTCCGCATGAACAAGCGGTTAGTGAAGTGAGCATGGAAGACAAGGCCTGGGAGCAGGAGCATCAAGATGCTTTACCGATGCCGCCATCAAACTCAGAATCGCAAAAGTTAACCACCGATAATTTACAACAGGCCTTGCAAAAACCCAATCTCGCCAATGAGTCGAGCAAACTGAGCCAACCCAGTGAAAATTCCGCGAATACTCAGCAATTAGAAGAAGAATTAACGGTTGTTGATCAACAATTACAACAGCAAAAAACGGAAAACCAACAATTAAAAAATCAAGTGAATGAACTTGAACAGGATGCTGTAAAATTAGAACATGAATTAAGTGAAGAAACAGCAAAATTAACTCAAGAAAATTCTGCTGCATCCACTAAGATTGATACCTCTATGGATAATTTTGGCCAAGAATTTAATTTAGATTTCCCGCCGCAAGGTTTTTTTGCCAATACCATGAATATTGTGATGTTGATAGGTTTAGGATTTGTGGTGATGGTATTTTTAACGCTAATAGCGTTGTATAGTTTGCAGCGTCGTCGTTTTATGCAAACGTTAGCGGCAAAATCCCCGCTTAAATCCGCGCCTAGGATAATCGATGTCAATCATGAAGATGATGCAGCAGAAACTCTACATACAGAAGATGAAAAAATTGAACCCGTGGTGGATACGCTAGAACAAGCCGATTTATACTTGAATTATCAACGTTACGATCAAGCGGAAAGTATTTTACAATCGGCAATTGAACGCGAACCGGATAATATTGCGTATCGTGTTAAATTAATTCAAGTGCTGGGTTTAGCGCATGGCTTGCAAGCCGTGCAAGATTATTATGAACAATTACCCGAAAAAATTCGCAGCGATAAATTAATTCGCCAAGCATTCGCCCAATTTAATCCCGCTCAAAGGGAAGAGTCACCTGAAATACTCGCTTCACCGTTTTCTGAGGAAGAACCGAATACTGTTTCTCCGCCAATCACCGAGACTATCGATAATAGTAATGAACAATCCCCAACATTGCCGGCAAAGGATAATCCTAATGAATTAAGTGCATCAGGAAATGCTCCTTCTAAGGAAGAATTAGATTTTGATTCGTTAAATATGCGGTTGCGTTTATTAAAAGTATATGCGAAATCCAATAATCAAGCGGCATTTGACGCCACCTTGGCTAAAATTCCGCAAGAAGCAAAAGATGAAACAAATCCAGTTTGGCAAGAAATAGTAACGTTAAAAAATGAAACATGGCCTGAAGAATTAAGTGAGGTTAAGTCTAATGAAACGGCTGAACAAAAATTGGAAGAACCTAAAGAATGGGGTAAATTAAGTTTCGCAGAAACCCTGGAAAAAACTAAGGAAAATGAACCCACAACTCCTGCTGAGTATAGCGTTCCAGAAATGCCCGCCAAAGATAAATTTAAATTAGCCCAAACGTATTTTAATATGGAAGATTATGCGGGCGCGAAGGAATTACTCGAAGAAATTTTAGCAGAACATAATCTTGAGTTTCACGATCAAGCCCAAGAGTTATTAAAGAAAATATTGGAACAAGAATGAAAATCGCATTAGGTATTGAATATGATGGTAGCCAATTTCATGGTTGGCAAAAACAACCCAATTTACACACCGTTCAACACGAATTAGAACTGGCCTTATCAAAAGTAGCGGATGAACCTATCTCGATATATTGTGCTGGGCGCACCGACACCAGTGTTCACGCCACAGGTCAAGTGATCCATTTTGATACCAGTGCCATTCGCAATATGCGTAGTTGGATGTTTGGCGCTAACCATCATTTAACGCGTGCCATTAGTGTGACTTGGGCACAAGCTATGCCGGATGATTTTCACGCACGATTTTCCGCGATGTCACGGCGTTATTGTTATATTATTTATAATCATGCCGTGCGTCCCACCATTAATCGTCATTATTTTTCTTGGCATTATCAACCACTCGATGCGCAATTAATGCAAGAGGGCGCGAATTATTTAATGGGTGAGCACGATTTCACTTCCTATCGTGCACTTGAATGCCAAGCTAAATCGCCCGTTAAAACCATTCATCAATTTGAAGTGTTTCGACATCAAGATTTTATTATTTTCGATATTAAAGCCGATGGATTTTTGCATCATATGGTGCGCAATATTGCAGGTGTTTTAATGGCAATTGGTAGTTCGCGGCAGCCGCCACAATGGGCGCAAGACGTTTTAGTCGCGCGTAATCGATCGCTCGGCGGGGTAACAGCCCCTCCCTATGGATTGTATTTAACAGAAGTTGGTTATCCCGAGCATTTTAATGTTCCACTACCTCGCACCATGCCATGGCAGTTATTCAATTTAGGCAAAAAGTAGTTAAATGATCAGCAACCCAGGCCGGTTCTTGGTAAATTAATCCATGTCCTGCATTTTCAATCAACGTTAATTGCGCGTGACTTAATAAATGCGCGAGATAACGTGAATTTTCGAGCAAGTTAATTTCATCTAAAGTCGCGGCGAGGATTAAACACGGTATGGAGAGTTTTTTAATCGACTCGGCAAGTTCTGGTAAATCATACCATGCTTGACGGAGTTGCGCTTGCCACGTCTGGGTAGCAGGTGTGATCCTGGCATAAAAGCTGGCAGAGCTGTAAAGCGCTTGCAAACGTTGGGTCATTGCTTCTCGGTATTCTGGAGGAAACAGGGCATCAACGTAACGCTTAAAATGCTTGGGTTGATATAAATCCCCGATTTCTTGAAAAAATGTTTGGATCTCTGGTGTGGGTAATTGCGCTTGTTGAGTACCGCCATCACTGGCAATGAGTGCTAATTTTTGTAACTGATCGGGATAGTGGGCAGCGAAATGCAGCGCTATCCATCCGCCCATCCCATATCCCGCGAGACAGAGCGAATTTAGTTGTAGCGCTTGCAGCGCTGAATTTAAATAGTCAGAAAGATTCGCTAAATTACAGGGTTTTTCCATCCGCGAAGCACCGACGCCTGGATAATCAAAAATAATCACTTGATGAGATTGCGACAGTAAGATTAAAAAATCGGGGTCCCAGCTATGCATGCTCATATAGGCATCTGCCAGTAACAGCAGGGGTGTGCCGCTGCCGAGAATGCGGTAGGAGAATAATGACTTTTCGGTGGTAATCACTTTTATTTCGCTGATATTTTTTAAATGGGCGACACCTTTTAATTGAATTTGTTGTTGAGTGTGCCACAGCACATAAAAATGAGTCGTGAATAATCCCAGCGCGATAAAAACGATAGGCAAGAACCAATCGAGCATGAAGATTTTTTCACCGTGAAGAGTGATGACTACCCAACTGATGAGAGCATTAGCAATAAAAATTCCAGCCCAAATGAAGGTAATTGTATAAACATAGTGATAAAACGTTTCTGTGTGCCACTGTGTTTTAGGCGTTACATCGCGGTAGTAATCGGTCAAGAGCGGGCGTTTAAAATAGAGAGAGAGTAATAACAGACTGGCTAAATATAAGTTAGAAAGTAAATAGCCATGGTGTTGTAGCCATGGCAGTGGATGAAGAAATAAAATTGCCGATAATCCGGCTAAATAAAGGGTACTACACCAGTCCCATAACTTACCTTGTTTTAATTGTTGAAAATTTAATAACCCGATGGTTAATAAACTCACTATCGCTGCCGTTTCAATATGAGAAGGATTGGCAAAAAAGAAAAACAC contains these protein-coding regions:
- a CDS encoding alpha/beta hydrolase: MSPAFIAAMLPWLVFFFFANPSHIETAAIVSLLTIGLLNFQQLKQGKLWDWCSTLYLAGLSAILFLHPLPWLQHHGYLLSNLYLASLLLLSLYFKRPLLTDYYRDVTPKTQWHTETFYHYVYTITFIWAGIFIANALISWVVITLHGEKIFMLDWFLPIVFIALGLFTTHFYVLWHTQQQIQLKGVAHLKNISEIKVITTEKSLFSYRILGSGTPLLLLADAYMSMHSWDPDFLILLSQSHQVIIFDYPGVGASRMEKPCNLANLSDYLNSALQALQLNSLCLAGYGMGGWIALHFAAHYPDQLQKLALIASDGGTQQAQLPTPEIQTFFQEIGDLYQPKHFKRYVDALFPPEYREAMTQRLQALYSSASFYARITPATQTWQAQLRQAWYDLPELAESIKKLSIPCLILAATLDEINLLENSRYLAHLLSHAQLTLIENAGHGLIYQEPAWVADHLTTFCLN
- the truA gene encoding tRNA pseudouridine(38-40) synthase TruA — translated: MKIALGIEYDGSQFHGWQKQPNLHTVQHELELALSKVADEPISIYCAGRTDTSVHATGQVIHFDTSAIRNMRSWMFGANHHLTRAISVTWAQAMPDDFHARFSAMSRRYCYIIYNHAVRPTINRHYFSWHYQPLDAQLMQEGANYLMGEHDFTSYRALECQAKSPVKTIHQFEVFRHQDFIIFDIKADGFLHHMVRNIAGVLMAIGSSRQPPQWAQDVLVARNRSLGGVTAPPYGLYLTEVGYPEHFNVPLPRTMPWQLFNLGKK